Proteins co-encoded in one Nonlabens agnitus genomic window:
- a CDS encoding RDD family protein — MQPIKTQPNIGNRFLAGFIDYLIIYTVTFVLIFAIGEPNDEGGYSLDGAQAFIPMLFWLAMTVGLESGLGGTIGNSLVGLKAIPLSGVNRNLTFIESFKRHLLDPVDMFFFGLVGIVTIKNTEMNQRIGDLWGKTIVVPMKSLNENVTD, encoded by the coding sequence ATGCAACCTATCAAAACTCAACCAAATATTGGAAATCGATTTTTAGCTGGATTTATAGATTACCTCATTATTTACACAGTCACATTCGTTTTAATTTTTGCCATTGGAGAACCCAATGATGAAGGCGGCTATTCCTTAGATGGCGCGCAGGCATTCATACCTATGCTTTTCTGGCTGGCGATGACTGTTGGATTAGAAAGCGGTTTAGGTGGTACCATTGGAAATTCATTAGTTGGGTTAAAGGCAATTCCACTAAGCGGTGTCAACCGTAACCTGACCTTTATAGAATCATTTAAAAGACATCTACTAGACCCTGTAGATATGTTCTTTTTTGGTTTAGTAGGAATTGTAACCATCAAGAATACAGAAATGAATCAACGAATTGGAGATTTATGGGGAAAAACCATTGTTGTCCCGATGAAATCTCTAAACGAGAATGTAACGGATTAG
- a CDS encoding NAD(P)-dependent alcohol dehydrogenase — MKDIKAAVVEQKEGKFNMKSLKLKDLQPNEVLVEIKGAGICHTDLTARDQSYDVPLPMILGHEGSGVVKEVGSQVKKVQKGDHVVLTYGSCGTCRTCLEGTPQYCEKFFDLNFGGERLDSDEEAIDQSKEEVHSRFFQQSSFATFSIATERNVVKVTKDAPIEMLGPLGCGIQTGSGAVINSLKPTAGSTIAVFGAGSVGLSAIMAAKICGCQTIIAVDINADRLKLAKELGATHTVNSDQKENVVEKIKELTAQGVDYAAETSGIPAVLAQAVSALRWKGKVAVVGAPPMGETAPIDVNEVLVWGKQIIGVVEGDSIPDVFIPRLIEYYQNGQFPFDKLVTKFDFEDINHAIEQMEAGNTIKPILTF; from the coding sequence ATGAAAGATATTAAAGCCGCTGTCGTCGAACAGAAAGAAGGGAAGTTCAATATGAAGTCCCTTAAATTAAAGGACTTACAACCGAACGAAGTGCTCGTAGAGATCAAAGGCGCTGGGATTTGTCATACAGATTTAACCGCCAGAGACCAATCTTATGATGTGCCATTACCCATGATCTTAGGGCATGAAGGTTCTGGTGTGGTCAAAGAAGTAGGTAGCCAAGTTAAAAAAGTACAAAAAGGAGATCACGTGGTACTCACCTACGGTTCCTGCGGTACTTGTCGTACGTGTCTAGAAGGAACTCCGCAATACTGTGAGAAATTCTTCGACCTTAATTTTGGCGGAGAACGATTGGATAGTGATGAAGAAGCCATCGATCAATCTAAAGAAGAAGTGCATAGCCGGTTTTTCCAGCAATCTTCATTTGCCACATTCTCCATCGCCACAGAACGCAATGTTGTAAAAGTAACTAAAGACGCTCCTATCGAAATGTTAGGGCCACTAGGTTGCGGGATCCAAACTGGATCAGGTGCGGTGATTAATTCTTTAAAGCCAACCGCCGGAAGTACCATTGCCGTTTTTGGAGCTGGATCTGTAGGGTTATCGGCCATCATGGCAGCAAAAATTTGTGGTTGCCAGACCATCATCGCCGTAGATATCAATGCAGACCGTTTGAAACTTGCCAAGGAATTAGGCGCGACGCATACGGTCAACAGTGACCAAAAAGAAAATGTGGTTGAAAAAATCAAGGAACTTACTGCTCAAGGTGTGGATTATGCCGCAGAGACTTCCGGAATTCCTGCCGTACTTGCCCAAGCGGTAAGCGCTCTGCGCTGGAAAGGTAAAGTAGCCGTTGTAGGCGCACCACCTATGGGCGAAACAGCTCCTATTGATGTGAATGAGGTGTTGGTTTGGGGTAAACAAATCATTGGTGTCGTAGAAGGCGACAGTATTCCAGATGTATTCATACCTCGCTTGATAGAATATTACCAGAATGGCCAGTTCCCATTCGACAAATTGGTAACCAAATTTGATTTTGAAGACATCAACCATGCTATCGAACAAATGGAAGCCGGCAATACCATCAAACCTATTCTAACCTTTTAA
- a CDS encoding FHA domain-containing protein, with protein sequence MTKAHFVFEYDGKISGLFENDYISEQTLSKIKQTHVSTIDYLKKVMSASDLNLFKKDNPITMDYYSLYDVFPEQINSQQVNQRIGFKLKSKPIEIIDLKNQNITFLNHEKNIVNIEIPNNYKLYKD encoded by the coding sequence ATGACCAAAGCACATTTCGTATTTGAATATGATGGAAAGATAAGCGGACTTTTCGAGAATGATTATATTTCTGAACAGACGTTATCAAAAATAAAACAAACGCACGTTTCAACAATTGATTATCTCAAAAAGGTTATGTCTGCATCCGATTTAAACTTGTTTAAAAAAGACAATCCAATTACTATGGATTATTATTCTCTATACGATGTGTTTCCAGAACAGATAAACAGCCAACAAGTAAATCAAAGAATTGGTTTTAAACTAAAATCAAAACCAATTGAAATAATAGACCTGAAAAACCAAAATATTACTTTTTTAAATCACGAAAAAAATATTGTCAACATAGAAATTCCAAATAATTATAAACTTTACAAAGACTAA
- a CDS encoding M16 family metallopeptidase, translating into MKLTKVYYVFAASLILACSPKMTDQKKTDVSTVDNQDTSAGESMTPAMPGMNQKIPMDPSVRMGVLDNGLTYYVQNNGKPEDKVELRLAVNAGSILEDDDQRGLAHFMEHMNFNGTTNFQKNELVDYLQGIGVKFGADLNAYTSFDETVYILPIPSDDPEKLEKGFTILEDWAHGALLETDAINDERGVVLEESRNGKGASDRMNKVTIPVQFYGSKYAERLPIGKDEILKNFEPAVLKRFYNDWYRPDLMAVVAVGDLDPAIMEQKIKDHFAGIKPNENPRERPTFDLPNHNDTKIAIAQDPEATFASINVSYKDTFESEPTTTVGDYRDDLVNGLFSFMINNRLQELTQKPNPPFIFASSSYGGTVAKNKNAYSSFAGSAPDGQLGALKAVLEENQRVKLYGFGEAELERAKAAYKSSFESFYANRDKTESGRLVGQYVNNYLNGGVVPSPEWRYEKTMELLPGIQVDEVNAKIEKYIHDDNRTIVFTGPTTENKPTEADILKVVNEVATAEVAPYEDTEVRENLIEELPAPGSITNTETNEKLGTKTFTLSNGATVTIKMTDFKNDEILMSAYSYGGTSLYSDEDYLATVFANGGLTEAGVAGLSATDMDKYMTGKLVSVRPFIGSTTENLSGSATPQDLETMFQLIHLYFTDLNMDEEAYSSFISKQKSFIGRMMSNPQTYFSNEVNEMRNQGNPRYAGFPDEAAYDAADYQRAYELYKERFSNAGDFNFFLVGNVDEAAVMELSKKYLANLPSTGEKEMYKTFDWKEKQGTREITVNKGTEEKSLVQMRWDYDIPAYSAQEDLAVDALGEALTIRIIEVLREQEGGIYGGGARGSMSKIPEPGFNFSVSFPCGPDNVEKLVAATQKEIANLKENGPSEKDLNKVKEGYLLERKEDLKSNRFWLSNLVNASRDQRDPNSMMNFEAEVAKMTTKDVQEVAKKYLNEDYILAILMPEEM; encoded by the coding sequence ATGAAATTAACCAAGGTGTATTACGTGTTTGCCGCATCGTTGATTCTTGCCTGTTCTCCAAAAATGACAGACCAGAAAAAAACGGATGTTTCTACTGTAGACAATCAAGATACCAGTGCGGGCGAGTCCATGACTCCAGCAATGCCTGGAATGAATCAAAAGATCCCAATGGATCCCAGCGTGCGCATGGGTGTTTTAGACAACGGTCTGACCTACTACGTGCAAAACAATGGTAAGCCAGAAGATAAGGTAGAATTGCGTCTTGCGGTCAATGCAGGGTCCATCCTGGAAGATGATGACCAGCGAGGTCTTGCGCACTTTATGGAGCACATGAACTTTAATGGTACTACTAACTTCCAGAAAAATGAACTGGTAGATTACCTACAGGGAATAGGTGTAAAATTTGGTGCTGACTTAAATGCCTACACCAGTTTTGACGAGACGGTTTACATCTTGCCTATTCCAAGTGACGATCCAGAGAAACTGGAAAAAGGATTTACCATTCTTGAAGACTGGGCACACGGTGCGCTGTTGGAAACTGACGCCATCAACGATGAACGTGGTGTTGTTCTTGAAGAATCCAGAAATGGTAAAGGTGCCAGTGATCGTATGAACAAGGTGACCATTCCTGTTCAATTTTATGGTTCTAAATATGCAGAGCGTTTGCCTATAGGTAAAGACGAGATTCTCAAAAATTTTGAACCAGCAGTACTTAAAAGATTTTACAACGACTGGTACCGTCCAGACTTGATGGCCGTAGTTGCGGTAGGTGATCTTGATCCAGCAATCATGGAGCAAAAAATCAAGGATCATTTTGCTGGAATCAAGCCTAATGAGAATCCAAGAGAACGTCCCACGTTTGATCTACCTAATCACAACGATACTAAGATAGCGATAGCGCAGGATCCAGAAGCCACCTTTGCCTCTATCAACGTGAGCTATAAAGATACTTTTGAATCAGAGCCTACGACAACGGTTGGTGACTATCGCGACGATCTTGTCAATGGATTGTTCTCCTTTATGATCAACAATCGTTTGCAGGAATTAACACAGAAGCCTAACCCACCATTCATATTTGCGAGTAGCAGTTATGGTGGTACGGTAGCCAAAAACAAAAATGCTTATTCTTCTTTTGCAGGTTCTGCACCAGACGGACAATTGGGAGCTTTGAAAGCGGTTCTTGAAGAAAATCAACGTGTCAAGCTGTATGGTTTTGGCGAGGCGGAATTAGAGCGTGCAAAAGCGGCCTACAAATCCAGTTTTGAATCCTTCTATGCCAATCGCGATAAAACAGAAAGCGGTCGTCTGGTAGGTCAATACGTGAACAATTACCTGAATGGTGGCGTTGTACCAAGTCCAGAATGGAGATATGAAAAGACGATGGAATTATTGCCAGGCATCCAAGTAGATGAGGTAAATGCCAAAATCGAAAAGTACATCCACGACGATAACAGAACGATTGTCTTTACAGGACCAACCACTGAAAACAAGCCTACTGAGGCAGATATCCTAAAAGTGGTCAATGAAGTAGCTACTGCAGAAGTCGCTCCTTATGAAGATACAGAGGTGCGTGAAAATCTTATTGAAGAATTACCGGCTCCTGGTAGTATTACCAATACAGAAACCAATGAGAAGTTAGGAACCAAGACCTTCACATTGAGCAATGGCGCTACCGTAACAATCAAGATGACTGATTTCAAAAACGATGAAATATTAATGTCTGCCTACAGCTATGGTGGTACCAGCTTATATTCTGATGAAGATTACCTAGCTACCGTTTTTGCTAACGGCGGTCTTACGGAAGCTGGTGTCGCTGGATTATCGGCTACAGATATGGATAAGTACATGACTGGAAAACTCGTTAGCGTGCGTCCATTCATAGGAAGTACCACAGAGAATTTAAGCGGATCTGCCACACCACAGGATCTGGAAACCATGTTCCAATTGATACACTTGTATTTTACAGATCTCAACATGGATGAAGAAGCATACAGCAGCTTTATCTCTAAGCAGAAGTCTTTCATAGGTCGCATGATGTCAAATCCGCAGACGTATTTTAGTAATGAAGTGAATGAAATGCGTAATCAAGGCAACCCTAGATATGCTGGTTTCCCAGATGAGGCTGCCTATGATGCTGCAGATTATCAGCGTGCTTATGAATTGTATAAGGAACGTTTTTCCAACGCTGGTGATTTCAACTTTTTCCTTGTTGGAAATGTGGACGAAGCTGCCGTGATGGAATTGTCCAAAAAATATCTGGCTAACTTACCTTCTACCGGTGAGAAGGAAATGTACAAGACCTTTGACTGGAAAGAAAAGCAGGGAACTCGTGAGATCACTGTAAACAAAGGAACTGAAGAGAAAAGTCTGGTACAGATGCGATGGGATTATGACATTCCAGCGTACAGTGCTCAAGAAGATCTTGCCGTGGACGCGTTAGGCGAAGCATTAACCATAAGAATTATTGAAGTTTTAAGAGAACAAGAAGGTGGTATCTATGGTGGTGGCGCTCGTGGTAGCATGAGTAAAATCCCAGAACCAGGTTTCAACTTTAGCGTATCCTTCCCATGTGGTCCTGATAATGTAGAGAAACTGGTTGCCGCTACTCAAAAGGAAATTGCCAATCTTAAGGAAAATGGCCCATCAGAAAAAGACTTGAATAAAGTTAAAGAAGGTTATTTGTTAGAGCGTAAGGAAGACTTGAAATCCAACCGATTCTGGTTGAGCAACTTGGTCAATGCGAGCCGTGATCAACGTGATCCTAACAGCATGATGAACTTTGAAGCTGAGGTAGCTAAAATGACTACCAAAGATGTTCAGGAAGTGGCTAAGAAGTATCTTAATGAAGATTACATTCTTGCGATCTTGATGCCTGAAGAAATGTAA
- a CDS encoding DUF3157 domain-containing protein: MKKVFLILTCLLVTSISIGQTLIAKTEDGRRVVLNEDKTWSFIDLEPTTTKTEENYPVCNLPADFEEPEVDRKIQGWLKKFDAQVEDLKKHVAVDNGCSVDKIKVTSVSEQKGNGNYVLCVKGKEMRYRRTGSVFHRQGVSPIGKY; encoded by the coding sequence ATGAAAAAAGTATTTTTAATCTTAACGTGCCTACTTGTAACAAGCATTTCGATTGGTCAGACCCTAATTGCGAAGACTGAAGATGGTCGCCGTGTAGTTCTAAACGAGGATAAAACTTGGTCATTTATAGATTTAGAACCAACGACAACAAAGACTGAGGAAAATTACCCAGTTTGTAATTTACCTGCTGATTTTGAAGAGCCAGAAGTTGATAGAAAAATTCAAGGTTGGCTTAAAAAATTCGACGCTCAAGTAGAAGATTTAAAAAAACACGTCGCAGTCGATAATGGATGTTCTGTCGATAAAATAAAAGTAACAAGTGTATCAGAACAAAAAGGTAATGGAAATTATGTTTTATGTGTTAAAGGAAAGGAAATGCGTTACAGAAGAACAGGAAGTGTATTTCACAGACAAGGTGTAAGCCCAATAGGTAAATATTGA
- a CDS encoding aldehyde dehydrogenase family protein — protein MDFSKNLNKQYINGSWVDGSDDDVIINKNPYNQEKLQEIKAASKSDVDKAYKAAKDASTSWANALPQERSKIVMKFSEVLEKNKEKIMEWLIKEAGSTTVKAAVEIQICQAIIKEAASFPTRSHGFIMHSSIPGKENRVYRRPIGVMGIISPWNFPMNLSIRSVVTAIALGNTLVLKPASQTPVTGAILIAKLFEEAGLPKGVCNVVVGKGSEIGDYFVAHETPQLISFTGSTPVGRNIGKIAGEALKKVALELGGNNVFIVMKDADVEKAVDAALFGKFMHQGQICMSINRIVVHEDIADEFVDLFVKKAKKLKAGDPSDQKVTVGPLIDTDQVERIQEDLKKSIDAGAKLVLDGKVEGTLMHPTILDHVTDDMPIAANEIFGPVAAIIRFKKEEDALKIANSKDFGLSGALHTKDIEKGVAFARKVETGMIHINDQTVNDEPNVPFGGEKGSGVGRFNGEFILEEFTRLQWVSIQHEGRDYAPFA, from the coding sequence ATGGATTTCTCAAAAAACTTAAATAAACAATATATCAATGGATCATGGGTCGACGGTAGCGACGATGACGTGATCATCAATAAAAATCCCTACAATCAAGAGAAACTGCAAGAAATAAAAGCAGCTTCAAAAAGTGATGTAGATAAGGCCTATAAAGCCGCAAAAGACGCGTCTACTTCTTGGGCCAACGCTTTACCACAAGAACGGTCCAAAATCGTTATGAAGTTTAGCGAGGTGCTGGAAAAGAATAAGGAAAAGATCATGGAATGGTTGATCAAAGAAGCTGGTAGCACCACGGTCAAAGCAGCTGTAGAAATACAGATTTGCCAAGCCATCATCAAAGAAGCTGCCTCATTCCCTACTCGATCGCATGGCTTTATAATGCACTCTTCCATTCCAGGAAAGGAAAACCGTGTATATCGCAGACCCATAGGCGTCATGGGAATCATAAGCCCATGGAATTTCCCTATGAATCTTTCCATAAGATCTGTCGTCACCGCTATAGCATTGGGAAATACGCTAGTACTTAAACCCGCATCACAAACTCCAGTGACTGGCGCCATATTGATCGCTAAGCTTTTTGAAGAAGCTGGATTGCCTAAAGGCGTTTGTAACGTCGTCGTTGGTAAAGGGTCTGAAATTGGTGATTACTTCGTGGCTCATGAAACGCCGCAATTGATTTCATTTACGGGATCAACTCCTGTAGGTCGCAACATCGGGAAAATCGCTGGTGAGGCGCTCAAAAAAGTAGCATTGGAATTGGGAGGCAATAATGTATTTATCGTCATGAAGGATGCAGATGTAGAAAAAGCCGTCGATGCCGCACTTTTTGGAAAATTCATGCACCAAGGTCAGATATGTATGTCCATCAACCGTATAGTCGTGCATGAAGATATTGCCGATGAGTTCGTGGATCTGTTTGTCAAAAAAGCCAAAAAGCTCAAGGCTGGCGATCCATCTGACCAAAAAGTTACCGTAGGTCCACTTATCGATACCGATCAAGTAGAGCGCATCCAGGAAGATTTAAAGAAGAGTATCGACGCTGGCGCCAAACTTGTTTTGGACGGCAAAGTTGAAGGGACTTTAATGCATCCTACCATTTTGGATCATGTGACGGACGATATGCCTATTGCTGCTAACGAAATTTTTGGCCCGGTTGCTGCCATCATTCGCTTCAAGAAGGAAGAAGATGCCCTCAAAATAGCCAATAGCAAGGACTTTGGATTGAGTGGAGCGCTGCACACTAAAGACATTGAGAAAGGAGTTGCCTTTGCCAGAAAGGTAGAAACTGGCATGATTCACATCAATGATCAGACCGTCAATGATGAGCCCAATGTGCCATTTGGTGGCGAGAAAGGTTCTGGTGTAGGCCGTTTCAACGGTGAGTTCATCCTTGAAGAATTTACCAGGTTACAATGGGTTTCCATACAGCACGAAGGCCGTGATTATGCACCTTTCGCTTAA
- the dnaK gene encoding molecular chaperone DnaK, with the protein MSKIIGIDLGTTNSCVSVMEGSEPVVIPNAEGKRTTPSVIAFVEGGEIKVGDPAKRQAVTNPTKTVASIKRFMGNKFSEVSKEADRVPYSVVKGDNNTPRVDIDGRLYTPQELSAMILQKMKKTAEDYLGTEVTGAVITVPAYFNDSQRQATKEAGEIAGLKVERIINEPTAAALAYGLDKKDTDQKIVVFDFGGGTHDVSILELGDGVFEVLATDGDTHLGGDDVDEKIIDWLADEFQSAEDIDLRKDPMALQRLKEAAEKAKIELSSSAQTEINLPYVTATASGPKHLVKTLTKSKFDQLISDLVKRTIEPCEKALKAAGLSKSDIDEIILVGGSTRIPAVQDAVENFFGKKPSKGVNPDEVVAVGAAIQGGVLTGDVKDVLLLDVTPLSLGIETMGGVMTKLIESNTTIPTKKSQVFSTAADNQPSVEIHVLQGERSMATDNKTIGRFHLDGIPPARRGTPQIEVTFDIDANGIIKVSAEDKATGKKQDIRIEASSGLTEEEIQKMKQEAEANAEADKAAKEKADKLNQADQMIFQTEQQLEEFGDKLGDDKKAPITEALADLKAAYETKEIEKIDPALEKLNTVWTAASEEMYKAQADAQGGQPGPDAGAAGADQGTDNTSDVEDVDFEEVK; encoded by the coding sequence ATGAGTAAAATAATTGGAATTGATTTAGGTACGACCAACAGCTGTGTTTCCGTAATGGAAGGAAGCGAGCCTGTGGTAATACCTAATGCAGAAGGGAAACGCACTACTCCATCTGTCATTGCCTTTGTAGAAGGTGGCGAGATCAAAGTAGGTGACCCTGCAAAAAGACAAGCCGTAACAAACCCAACCAAAACCGTTGCGTCCATCAAGCGTTTCATGGGTAACAAATTTAGCGAGGTTTCTAAGGAAGCTGACCGTGTTCCCTACAGCGTAGTAAAAGGTGATAACAACACGCCACGTGTCGATATCGACGGTCGTTTGTATACACCACAGGAATTGAGTGCTATGATTCTTCAAAAAATGAAGAAAACTGCCGAGGATTACCTAGGAACTGAAGTCACTGGAGCGGTAATTACCGTACCAGCCTACTTTAACGACAGCCAGCGCCAGGCGACTAAAGAAGCTGGTGAGATCGCTGGACTTAAGGTAGAACGTATCATCAACGAGCCTACTGCAGCAGCGCTGGCGTACGGTCTTGACAAAAAAGATACGGATCAGAAAATCGTGGTATTTGACTTTGGTGGTGGTACGCATGACGTTTCCATCCTGGAATTAGGTGATGGTGTATTTGAAGTACTGGCAACTGACGGTGACACACACCTAGGTGGTGATGACGTGGATGAAAAGATCATCGACTGGCTGGCAGACGAGTTTCAAAGTGCGGAAGACATTGACTTGAGAAAAGACCCAATGGCTTTGCAACGTTTGAAAGAAGCTGCAGAGAAAGCCAAAATCGAGCTTTCTTCAAGTGCACAAACCGAGATCAACCTACCTTATGTAACGGCTACCGCTAGCGGACCTAAACACTTGGTAAAAACATTGACCAAATCCAAATTTGATCAATTGATTTCTGACCTAGTAAAGAGAACCATCGAGCCATGTGAAAAAGCATTGAAAGCTGCTGGATTGTCTAAGAGCGATATTGATGAGATCATCCTTGTAGGTGGATCTACTCGTATCCCAGCCGTACAGGATGCCGTTGAGAATTTCTTTGGTAAGAAGCCATCAAAAGGTGTAAACCCAGATGAGGTAGTTGCCGTAGGTGCAGCAATCCAAGGTGGTGTATTGACTGGTGATGTAAAAGACGTATTGCTACTAGATGTAACGCCACTATCTCTAGGTATTGAGACTATGGGCGGCGTGATGACTAAGTTGATTGAGTCCAACACGACCATCCCAACCAAGAAGTCACAGGTATTTTCTACCGCAGCAGACAATCAACCTAGTGTGGAGATCCACGTGTTGCAAGGAGAACGTTCCATGGCGACAGACAACAAGACGATAGGTAGATTCCACCTGGATGGAATCCCACCAGCACGTCGTGGTACACCGCAAATTGAGGTAACTTTTGATATTGATGCCAACGGTATTATCAAGGTAAGTGCAGAAGATAAAGCTACTGGTAAGAAACAAGACATTCGTATCGAGGCATCTTCTGGATTGACTGAAGAGGAAATCCAAAAAATGAAGCAGGAAGCAGAAGCAAATGCTGAAGCAGATAAAGCAGCCAAAGAGAAAGCCGACAAGCTGAACCAGGCAGATCAAATGATCTTCCAGACGGAGCAGCAGTTGGAAGAATTTGGCGATAAGCTAGGCGACGACAAGAAAGCTCCTATTACAGAAGCTCTTGCCGACTTGAAAGCCGCTTATGAGACTAAAGAAATCGAGAAAATCGATCCAGCACTGGAAAAATTGAATACCGTATGGACCGCTGCCAGTGAAGAGATGTACAAAGCACAAGCAGATGCCCAAGGTGGACAACCTGGTCCAGATGCCGGCGCTGCAGGTGCAGACCAAGGTACGGATAACACCAGCGATGTAGAAGACGTAGATTTTGAAGAAGTGAAGTAA
- a CDS encoding DUF6122 family protein, with protein sequence MQTFVHYFLHFGAPLVIAHVFFRSQWKKAFLILLATMIVDLDHLLADPIFQADRCSINFHLLHTYYAMILYVVLLFFKGPLRLIGIGLLFHMLTDTIDCLFTYADCKECLATSPAISLLESIAELFHI encoded by the coding sequence ATGCAAACCTTTGTCCATTACTTCTTGCACTTTGGAGCGCCGTTGGTGATCGCCCATGTCTTTTTTAGATCCCAATGGAAGAAAGCTTTTTTGATACTACTGGCTACCATGATCGTAGATCTGGATCACCTGCTAGCTGATCCCATTTTTCAGGCAGATCGATGCAGCATCAATTTTCACTTGCTACATACCTACTACGCCATGATTTTATACGTTGTACTTCTATTCTTTAAAGGCCCATTGCGACTTATAGGCATCGGTTTGTTGTTTCATATGCTCACAGATACGATCGATTGTCTTTTTACCTATGCCGACTGCAAGGAATGCCTCGCCACTTCACCAGCGATTAGTTTGCTGGAAAGCATCGCCGAATTATTCCATATTTGA
- a CDS encoding VOC family protein — protein sequence MPNFSFNHIAIAVRDVQKSISFYQNVFQLEEIENTASHSSTRWLSLGEGKQLHLISRPEAQIQTVKAVHFALATNNITSFIKHIKTLKIDYSDWPGSINKDYVRNDGIQQVYFQDPDGYWIEVNNDTK from the coding sequence ATGCCCAACTTCTCCTTCAACCACATCGCGATAGCCGTAAGAGATGTCCAGAAATCTATTTCATTTTATCAAAATGTATTTCAATTGGAAGAAATTGAAAATACAGCTTCTCATTCTTCCACTAGATGGCTTTCTCTAGGCGAAGGAAAGCAACTGCATTTGATCTCAAGGCCAGAAGCACAGATCCAGACGGTAAAAGCAGTTCATTTCGCATTAGCGACAAACAATATTACCTCTTTTATAAAGCACATTAAAACCCTTAAAATTGACTATTCAGACTGGCCAGGCTCGATCAACAAAGATTATGTCCGTAACGATGGCATTCAACAAGTCTACTTTCAGGATCCTGATGGGTATTGGATTGAAGTGAATAATGATACGAAGTAA